The genomic window CTTAGAAGCCATTGGTGGCCACAGCCAAGAACACACTAAGTATGACCATGTGGAACATCCAGGTGATTCAGAGTGTTCTAGAAAAGCCACACTCAAGCAGTTTCTACCTAAACACACTTACAGGCTGCCAAGTCAAGCAGCACCCACTCCAGTTCTTCATCAACAGCTGTGCATGAAGCCATCAAAGGAAGTAAAGGACAAGTGCTGTAACACAACTGATACAAAGCTCAGCAGTGATGAGCGCCCGGCCAACTCCCTGATGATACCATTTTCAGCTGAGGAAATTGTGAGCATGCCTGTGGACGCTTTCAACACCATGCTAGCAAAGAACCAGCTGACAGATACCCAGGTATCACTTCTGCGTGGCATCAGACGTCGTGGAAAAAACAAAGTCGCTGCCCAAAACTGTCGCAAACGCAAACTGAAGGCAATTCTGAAGTTGGAAGAAGCCGTGTGTAACCTTCAAACACAAAAGGAGAGCCTTAAAAAGGAGCACTCTCAGTGTAGCAGATCCATCAGCCGGCTGAAGCAACAGTTAAAAGGCTTGTACCGTGACATTTTCAGTCACCTGAAGGATGACCAAGGCAGACCTGTTAACCCCCGCCAGTATGTCATTCATTGCAGCAGTGAGGGCAGCCTTCTCCTAATACCCAAGTATTCAGTCAAACCAGAACAGACACAAGATAATGaaaaagagcagaaacaaaaataagGTGGCTGAAGATcatagattttatttttccaatGGAATGCCAAGGGTATTTGTGTGAAGACCGGAGGCTGGTGATTACTGCATTACAGACAGGCGACTACATTTAAGGAGGAAGACTGCATGGCCAAGGGTCTGGCAAACCCAGACAATGGTGATGCTAGAATTGTGTACCAGCTGAGGCTTCTGAATGAGGAACTGCTTAGTTTTAATTGAAGGAGCTAGGCTAGTACCATAGGCGGAGTTACACAGACCTATGTAAAACTAGGAGTTTAATTCCTGTTGCTGAGGGAAGGAGAACATCAGTGTGGCAAAAGAACAAGCCTTAGATtgcacagggaagaaaaatgtgTTTGGGTCTTCAGTACTTGATTCTTCATATACAAAGGGACCTTATTTTGGTTTAGCATTGAAAGAAAGAGCAGCTCAAGTTCATCTTCACATTCACTGTATTTCTAGGAGAGGCTTTGTATTTATCCAGAACCATTGTGCTGTTTTTAAACCATCTTCAAAGTTATGGATTTAATTTGTTTTAGATTTCCCCCAGATCATTAAACTAAATTAAATCAGACCAAATTACTATTTATCTGTACTTGTGCTAATGAGGTTACACTCTCATAGTTGCTTTCATGGAAGAGCTTTTGggtttaatatttatttatgcTATGAAAAAGACATTTCGTTCACTTAGGCACTTAGAACcacttagccttttccattttacaACTTGTAAAGGATCTGCAAAACAAAAGATGTCCTGAAAGACCTGCAATGAATGGCAAGAGGTCTATTAGTTTGCAAGATATTAACAACTAGATAGCAACACTCTTAATGTCATTTTGTATACAAACACCATGAAAGtggtattaaaaaaagaaataaaccctTGGTCATGTCATGACAGCGTAGTAACTTCGTGGGCAGTATGCTAAAGCAGCACTTGGATCAAACACTTAAAAACTACACATCCACCTAATAGAAATTCAAAAGCCAAATGATACCATTTCAAGATAAGACTCTGCCATTAACATATAAAATCACATTTGCACTTGTGTTTCCAGTAACTGGTAGCATTAAGTGATTCTTGCTAAAGAGGGAGTGCAAAATGCACTGAATTACCACCGATTATTAGATCAGCCAGTTtgaaatatttgcattttataCATACATAAAGAGTGCATCTGTCACCAAGTTTTgccacagcctcacagcaatAGGGTAAATTCACAGTGGAAACTCACGAGTGGCTCTCGCTGTTGGTTAAGCATTGGTGTGACGCGTACCTGTCTGAACGGGTATTCGCAAGGAATCTATCGAACCGCTAGTTCAGCAGCTTCAACCAAAACATGCAACAGGTACAGATGATGAATGTGAACTTTATTTCTAgtgtcacagaaaaaaaaacaaacaatgaaaCACCAGATTACATGTCCGAGTCAGCCCAGTTGTCGTGTTTTAATTGACACAAGCATTTAGAAGTCTCTGCACGACCTACGTACACAAATTCTGGTAAGCACCAAGAATGAGGCCCGTAAgtgacaaaacccaaaccccatgCATGTCTGGTTTAGGGCACTGCAACTCAAGTTTCTAGTCTTAGGatgaaagggagggagaaaagaaaggagaaaagggccTTGTGATGCCCTGTCTTTCAGTACAGTCAGTGCTGCAGATGTTTGTAAAGCCAGCTGCCAACGAAGTGAAGCGAACAGCCCAACTGGGCAATACTTAGATGGTTAAATTTTGGCATACCCTGAAAATAAGGAAGCACGTTCCAACTCTGAATTTCAGCAAGCAACCCCAACAGTATGATGAGCCAGATAAAGAGATCACTCCCAaccctattccattccatgtaaATTTACATATTATGAAGTATGATGAGCTGTCCTCAGCAAATGCCACTCATTATTGCTCCAAAATTGCATTTTTTACAACCTGGATTCCTGAGGTCAGCTAACAACTATACCTCTACAAAACCACCTGCTGGTGACACAACACAGAGCATGAAGTCTGGATGCACTATACACTTTTTCCTCACACCTTCACCTACCTACTCAGGGAACACAACACTGTAGACAGAATTCAGATCACTGTCCTGCTTTTTTCCCCGTTCCCCACCATTTTTGCCCCAGACCCAGCGTACTTTTCAAGTGTCTTTCCATTCTGTGACCAGCCTGtgttgaaacaaaaccaaccccaaacattgtCATCTTGGGTAGAACTTGAATTTTCACATCTTTAAATTATTTGTTGAAACTCAGCTACACAAATCAGGAGAGAGCAGGGTTTGTGGTAAGCTTTCATCCCAAGATAAACGGCTCCTGAATCTACTTTTACAATGTTCCTGTAATGTCCTTTCAGCCTATGTATGAAAAGGAGACATTGTACAGGAAGCAAGCAGCTATGCAGGAAAACAGCTGACAGAAAACTTCTAACTCACATGGTTGGAAAAGGTGGGATCCTCCTGACTGAAGTTTGTCTTAGCTTTCTTACTGATGAGACTCAGCTTTAAAGAAACCAAAATCCCAAGTGTACAAACCAGAAACTATGCTGTGTAAAAGGACATGTGATATCAAAGTTATTCTGGAGCCAGGTGTCTAGTGAAAAAGCTGTTAAGGCTGCATCCTGCCTCACTGAACATGAACACAGAGAAAGGCATCTCTGAAGAAACAATGAAAACACTTTCAGACTTGTTACACTGCTGGCAAACTGCAAAGCCGAAGATTGTCGATTTACCTGTTGataatgcaattaaaaaaacacaacacaaaaccgAAACACCAGTGTGGGAGTTCTCCTTATTGTTCCCATGGTAAAGCAATCTGTAAGACTTGAGTGAACACTGGGTTTGTTACATTAATAACGAAAGGAACAGGTTATCAGATTATCTACCAGCGGTTACAAAAGGTCCGACTGAGCGAGTACAGAGGAAAAACAGTGGGTGGTGGGGAAAGCACAAAGAACGCCGATTACCTTCCTCATTACTGCTGGTAGCAACGCATAAACTCACTACAGAACATTCTCACTGCCCTTTGATCACCCCTAGAGAAACGCCCATTAAAAACAACTCAGTTTAGCACTTCATTAGAATGCAATACCGCGAGCATTGTTCGCGACACTGGCGTACAGGCACACCGCAAGTAAGCGCTCACAGGCGACTGGAGGTGTATTGCTGTGACATGGCATCACTTTGACCGCTGACAGGTCTGCAGAGAAGTACAGCATCACCTTCTGGTTTATTTAACAGACGTGGCTTTTTACAGAAGACTCTTCCTGCTCAAGAGCTTTTACAATCTAGTTTTAGACGAGGTAACCAGAATAACAGAGTAACCTCATCGAGACCAGTTTGTCGGTTTTAAGTTTGTCCCAAAATACACACACTACACTAGTCAGAAGTAACGGTTCTAATGGAAATATTCAGGGCACGAGTAGGTGGAAGTCCACAAATGAAGCAACAGGACACTTGGGACCAGGTTCTAGTGAAACTATTTATTACATCAATCAGATATGACACATGCGACCGTGTGGAGTTGTAGAGTATGTCAAATGCACTGCAACTTGATAACGTGCTACAGCTACTGGAACTCCAGTAAATGCTTCATTCATTTTCATACAAGAATTCCCCAAAGTGGACCAAGAAAGAGCAGACCACGTAAGAAGCAGGGGGGAAAGAGCATGGATGTGTTGGCGAGAACTCTGGGTAGACCACAACCATTTTCTAGGATGTGCCCATAGTCACATTCATACAACGGAGCAGCATGGGAGGTCACACAAGCCACTTTGTACACAACTCAAGTGCTGTTGACCCAGTATGTTCATAGCACCTGCCAAGCAAGTCACACAACCATTGAAACACTTCTAGTGTTGACAAATAAACCAGTTCTTGCTACATTAACTGGAATAACACCACAAACTTCTGATGCAATGCAAATCAACACTAGCTGTAAAGCAAGAACACAGCTGATAAAAGAAACAGTATGGGTTTTGGTAAAACAGCTCAATGTTATCCAAGAAAAACCCTTCCGTGTCACACTCTTGCACATTCCTACCAGTGTTGCGGGATAAATGAGAAGAGAAATTCACACCTTCCTTAGAAGGAAAAGTAACACCATCACTACAGGATTTCACTGGCATCATGCACTCTGctttgcaaagaaaacaaactgctAAAGCTACAGGGAATGTCTCTTCCAGTACCTTCTCAGCAAATCCTCCTCTTTCAAATGTGGTCAAGCTGTCAAAACACATTCAGCCGACAGCTATTTCAATCCTTATCCGTGTTTTTGGGGATTTGGTTTTCCTTCCCCAGGAGTGGTATGACGACATCCCCATGTATTCATCACAGTAAGAATACAGTCTTCCTCCCCCACAGACAACCAAGTTCAGTTCCTGCTAGCTTTAAAATATTagtatttttttattgttttcctaaaCACTTTCCAGCACCCAAAGCACAAATCACATGTGAGTGAGCAAAATTCAGCTTTCACTGTAACACACAGAACACTGTCTTGAGTGGCCAGGATCCCAGTAATGACCTCTTTTCACCACTTTTAAGTAACACACCGTTTTTTTACCCCTTGTCCCACACTGGTTACCAACAAGTTGTCTTTCACATTCTTTCCTCAGTTCGCTGCAGAGAAGCATTTGCTGGGAATGAGCCGGGCTTAGTACTGACATGATCCTCAGTTGTTAGTACACCGAAATGTACTGACTGGCAACATGCCCCTTACTTTGAGAACAGTCTGTAGAGTGACATAACCCCAACTTCTTAGGAATTAAAAAGTAGGACCACCAATTCACCACACACTGTTGTTTTTATTCAAACCTGCCAGCTTTCAGGATCAGGCTGCCTGAAAATGGCGACTTCCCTCACTGAATTCATCAGTGAACCCTGTGATCGTCACTGACTTTAATTATTAACACCATACCATGAAAGAAAAGTCATAGGTCAAGAGTAAGACAAACAAGAAACTTTGATTCAAATACTCCACGCTTCCAAGACTTTAAGTATTTTTTGCATCTGCTGTACCTTACACTCCCTTCCCCCACTGCCAGAACATCAAAATTAAAACACCCTCATTGTGGAAAATGTAACATACTTGAATAAATCTTAAACCTTTTTGCAAAGCCGCTGAAAAGATTGTACGCATCTCAAACACACAAAGAATCATTCACCTCCTTTGAAGTTTGTGGTGTTTTAACACCATGTGAATGTGGACTTGGCAACTGTAAAGAAAATCTTCAATCAACTAAATCAAAGTTACAGGGAAGAAGGCAAATTCCTCATCATCTAGTCAACTCATTCTgttggaaagaagaaaataaagcaattttGTGCATCTTCATTTTCTGCTTCCGCTGCAGCCCACTGGTGACCTATGCCAAGTATTTCAGAGTTCAACtttaaaaccaggaaaaaaaaagtcatctaTAAAACCTTAAATAATTCTGAATTATATAAAGAAGGTTAAAGACATCATGATTCTGCCAAAGCAAAGCACGTAAAATTCCAGTTTAAAAGAAACTGCATATGTAGGCAACACGTTCAACAGTACAGACTGAAGGTAACTTTCCTCAATTACATTCCCAACTGAAGCTTTCCCAAACTTATTCAGTTTGatggtttttgggtttgggtttttttgtggtttggggttttttttctccgcAAGATGCAGCTATCAGTAACACAGTTCTGGTAGAGCAGGAACTCTACATTCCATGCTAAAAGCTCTTTACAGAATGAAAATACTAAAAAGCTACTGACCTATCACATTTTGACAGCCTTAAGTGGTTAGTTTCATTAACAGGAAAGGAGGAGTTAATTTTATAAAGTGATATAAAACACAGCCAGAAAGCTATTTTAAAGCAATTGTGTCCAACAGCAAAAAGATCAGCATTTTTAATTTGTAGCACTGTTTCTCCCAACAGGGACACAGATGCCTATGGTCAGATACAAGTTCTGCGAATACACTTGTCAAGTTGACTTGGTTTTAAATCCACCTTAAAATGGAGTATTTCCAATCATGAAAGGGTCTAAAAGCTGCACATAAACATTATTTAATGTTAGACACACACTAGGTTTTATTAAGCATTACACTAGAACTACTTTGGTAtaaaaaatactttattttaaaGCTATGAAAGTTATAAAAATATGTAGTTAAACTTTCTACTCACAGaatgtttgcttgttttaacaTTAGTGATTTGTTTCGCCTAACAAATCTGAATTTTATTAGAAATGTTTACAAGACATTATtactataattttttttaaaaacccagCATTACAGGGAGCTGTACTAATTGTGATGTTTTATCAGTATTCATTTAACCTCTAATTTTTTAATGAAGGCAGCAAAAAACAACTATTTTCTGATGATACAGAATTTCTTATTTCTTGAAGCGTTTCTGTGGTTGACCACTTCTTCATTAGTTACCTGCAGCATGGCACCTTCctgccaaagaaaaaaaaagtgtatctGAAGATGTTTATCACATATGTCTAAACCAAATTACCAATAGGGGAACTtcagccttttttgtttgtttgtttgattaaAAATAGTATAAGCAGTTCACTGGTGTGTCTGTAACACAAAAGGAACAGGACTTTGGTTAGCTGAGTCCACGTTCTTCAATGAGTAGCCTTTTAAAGGCAATGGCAGTTTGAAATGAGGGCATTTTTGGTTGccttttttgttgggttttatttaaaaaaaacaaatctaACAGAGTATGCCATCCTTACTCTGAAAAACTCGTTACTTCATGGATTTTCATTAATTTGAGGTGCAAGCATTCAATGTAGCAAGAGTAAGGCTGGCTGAATTTGGCACTAAGGTTTACTAGCTGCAAGAACTATAAAAAATGGTGGAAACCTCAACATTCTAGCCAATTCCAATTTACACAGTGACATTGTACACTTGTGAAATACCACCTGCAGTTTCATTTGAAGTTTTCACTTCCTCTCCTAAAGAACTGCTTATGCAGTTGTTAAAAGAATGGACGACACATTCCTTCACAGAGgcagatgtattctgtggtgcaatttttttccttacacGTAAACAGTCTACAGTAACTTGGGAACCTTCAGGATGAAATGTGTTATATAAAATAGATTACAGTAGACAAGACACAACAACAGAGTTCATTTTCAACAGCACAGAACTAGCTTCATTGCATTACCTTGCAACCACCATAATGCACAGActcccaagaaaaaaaaaataatgttgtaGGATGCAAAAATAAAGTTGTATGATTTAATTAACTTGTGACCTACCATTTTAACTACCAACACCAGGGATGGAACCCTTGCAAAGCTTTACTAATGGACACTTGCAGGTCTCATTTGTTCAACTGTAGCAGTGTACAGTGGCAGCAGTCTATGCTTGTCCAGGGTTCATATCATAGCTAGATTccagtaggaaaaaaatatgttaaGTAGCTGAAATTAACATAAATTTGTTTGTAAAAAAATTTAATACAAGAAAACAGGATTCTCAAATTTCAATTGGTAATTGTTAACTCAATTCATTGCTATGTTAAACTACATAACAACAATCACTATACTCAAAGAATACTGTCATACAATTATTAGTTTCTTGGTTTTGGaacattaagaaagaaaaaagtaaataagATCTTACCTAAAGAAGTTTAACTGAAGCTTAGAACTACTTTGCTCTAGACCCTCAGCCTTCGTTGGCATCCTTATCAACTACTGTAGTTAAAGCTTTGCAGAAATACAGCGCAGCTTTTTAAGACTGGCTGAACTTAGTGACGTTTTCAAGAGTTCTCTTGTACTAGACCTGTGTCCCTGGAAGAGTACCTCGCTGGGGATACTTCCTTTCCTTGCCATTGAAGAAGCAGCATCTAAAAGATCTAAAAAGGTGTTTCTCCTTGCAGAGATATCCCTTAAGTTATCTAGATACTTTAAACCTGGTAATTTACAGACAACATACTTTTTTTCTGACCAGCATTTAATTTTACATGTACAACAATAGCTTTATAGAATTTGTGGGACCTTATACTACCCACTCCTTGCCTTATTTtacaatatttaaaaaaaaaatctaaaattaCACAATATTTCCTTTAGAATTATTTTATTAAATCATAAATGTACAACAGCTTCTTAACTCTACACACGCACttaaatttttaaaaggaaaacgTTATGTCTTATTACACCATGATCCTGGCTAATAGCTTTTCAAAACTTTGAGAAAAATCTTAAAAAAGGTTTCACATGTCACCTGAAACTTACAAATTTAACATTATCAAAGGAATGCTTCTACACTTACAAAGACCACTAGAAAGAAACAACAATTAAAAAGCTAAGAAACTGTCTCAAAGGCATTTTTACAATCCTTCCTCCACAGTAAGGTAATGTTATTAAATAATCCAAATCCATTCACAAAATGGCTCTCTGCATCTGCTCTGGTGTCTTCTGCCATATCACTGCATATTTATGCATGACTGAGATAAGTGTTTCCTTAACATTGTTATTTCGATAACCTGAAGCTGTTCTGTTACCTCTGGGCTCTCATCCTCTCCTATTTATACAGTGAAGCCTGTTTCAACAGAAGTAAAGAGTAAAAAAATAGGTTATGAAATTATTCATCTAAccattttttaaaggaaagatAATATGATCCTAAAAAGCTTATAACTCCTGCAGCTACTCTCAAGAATCACTGCAATTTAAACATTTATAAAATATACTTACCCATGGCATGCTTGTAGAAACTCAGTAACGGCTCCTCCCTCCATAACCACCACTCCCTCCACTACCCCCCGGACCATAGTTCCCTGCAAGTGcagaaaaacaagaaacaatCAGTACATCAGTAGAATTTTGAATTCTTCCTACAGATTAACATCCCCTTTGCTCCCAGAGACTACATATACAAGAGATTTTAACATTTTGCTGTCTGCCAAGAACTACATGCTGAAACCTTAGAAGATTCAAGCGTCACACGCCATTTGATGCGGTGCACTGCCTTGGGCCTGGAAGGGCTCGCTTTATTTGCATGCTAAGCCTTTTAAGAAAGGGGTTTATGTTTCTGTTTCCATCTCGTAAGCTTTACACACCATATTAAGTAACACagacaacaaaaagcagagTGCATTAGAAAAAATTAACACTGCAacaagggggcagggagggaggaggaatccaAGTTTAGTGGACACTAACTAGACTCTACGAACAGCCTGAGTTGATAGAAAAGAACATGTAATTTGCCTAGCATCTTTACGATCTGGAAACAGCAAAACATTTCATTATattctagaagaaaaaaaacagtatCATCATTTATCTCTTAAAAACCAGCAAAGTTTCCTTGAGACAAGCTTTACAACAGCCTCAAGATGAGAAACTGCAGCCAACTTGCAAAAAGGATGTAGGCATTGCAGTCCATCCATTGCACAAGTTAGCCAATGTCTACAGATCAGTCTCACActcatacaatggtttgggttggaagtgttCTTCAAAGGCCCTGGCTCTAACATGAGCttgacaccttccactacattgggttgctcaaagctccatccaacccaaccatgAACATGTTGTTCAGGCATGAGGCATCTATGgcttcctggacaacctgctctagtgcctcaccaccctcactgcaatgTATTTCTTCCTTGCACCCATCTTCATCTATCCTCTTTTGGCTCCCTCCCACATCCTCAAAAGACTAAAGCCCACCCCTCTGGCTCCAAGGCAGGTCAGGACGTATACAGTACCTCCACCATATGGTCCCCCCATGTTCCTGCTGCCACCAAAATTTCCACTCTTCATTGGACCGTAATTTGAAGGTTGTTGGTTATAGTTTCCAAAATCATTATAGTTTCCACTTCCATAATTGCCTGCATTATCAACACAAAAATGAACAAATTCCTAGGTGAGATAGAACATGTACAGTGTTCACATCATTATCTCATTAGAATTTTAATCACAGAAGTATTCCAGCACTGTATGTTACAGATTGCTTTTTCTAACTATTTCATACTATTTGGAAAACAAGAGCTTCCTCAGACATTTTTACCCAGCACCCCTCCCTAAACCCCCCAGTCTCAAATGATTTGTACTTATTTACAACTGAAATGGTCATTTCAAGCCAGTAGGTTACCTCCTCCATAGTTGTCATAACCACCTCCATAGCCCCCACCCTGGCTGCCATATCCAGGTCCTCCTCCACCATatcctcctcttccacctccGTAACCAGGACTGCCACCAAAGTTGCCACCTGTGACAATACAATCCTTTGAAATAAGCTTTTCTCTGTAAAAGGCAATCAAATTCTACAACATCAGAGGGTATTTATCTTTTTGTAAGTCTACAGCTGAAGGGTAGAAATTTCTATGAACATTGTTCCTAAAAGCACATACCAATTCCCACCCTAAAGGAATTGTGACCAAAACCCACCAGCCAGACTGCCTACAAGCCTCAACTGAAAAATGATTAATTAAAATCCTGGTTTTCCAGCAAATTTAAGAAACACTGCTATtctaagaagaagaaaatggcaTGGTTATATGAAAAATTGTGTGGTTATTTCTTAAAGGTTTAACATGAGGCAACAGTCATGTGTGCTTCTTTAACCCAATGGCTTTGGCAATTGATACAGATGGTATGTAATGTGAAAACATTTCTGCATGAGAAAAAAGCAACCATCACCACTTAAGTAGTGAACTAACCTCCAGGTCCTCCACCATATCCATTATACCCATCACCAAATCCACGGCCACTTCCATACCCATCTgttggaggaaaagaaaaataaaaagcaaattaTTTCATCTGGAGCTAACTAAATTCTCAAACCACTGTCACCTTAACGACCAAACTGCAGGGATTACCAATTAAGCACACAGAGCTGAATTTAGAAAAGCATATGTGAATTAACACATCCAATCACTGCTCTACATTTTCCTGCATTTGTAAGACAACCTGGTTTTAATTTCAGACACTGCCCTTCCACTGCAAGTCATGCAAGTGATGCATAGAGTAACAAAGAAGCCTCTGAATTCCTTGCATTTAGGTGAATTTTGGTTTTTAGTAAaatacaaaacccaaccaaaccaaacccacccccctACCCTCTCCAACTTCATTTTACTGAATATCCACATAATCAATTTGTGTACTACCAAAGAGGTTTAAGTtatttaaaaacacacacacacacacacactaactgctgcagctgcacttaAAACTAAAGAGCAGTAGCCTACAGGTTACTGCAGTATGACAGCATAAATAAAGGGTGGGGTGGGTGTGGAGAAACAcagacccaaaaaaaaaaaccaccccaaaccccaccaacaaCTGAAGGGTACAAATAGGCCTGTCTTACCAGCTCCCCCTCTGAAATTGCTGCCAGGTCCTGGACCAAAGTTGCCACCACCTCCACGTGCATCACCAAACCCAAAGTTCCCTGTAACCATTTATAAGCAATGAGATTGTGGAAAGCGAAcataaaaaaatcaaatcacttGCCACTACCCATTACTTGTACTTACCTCCTCTCCCACTCCTAGAATTTTGAACTTCCTGCATTTCCTGTCTAGAGAGAGCTTTCCTTACTTCTGCATTATGGCCATTGATGGTGTGATACTTCTGCACTGTAACATTGTAAGATACCATCAGCAATTAATAAGGAGCTTATCAGGCTTCCAAAAATTAATTCATTTCCAAATTAACCCCtacatatttcttctcattaaaaaaaaaaaaaaaacccaacacactaAAATACCACAATTTTTAAGCAAAGAAGCCAGCAGTTATTTAAAATACATGTTCCCATACAATTCACCAGAAccatcaaaggaaaaaaatgacatGAAGCTTACTTACATACTATTTTATCCACGGGGTCATGGTCATCAAATGTGACAAATCCAAACCCTCTTTTTTTACCAGACTGTCTGTCGGTAATGATTTCAATAGTGTCAATTTT from Dryobates pubescens isolate bDryPub1 chromosome 4, bDryPub1.pri, whole genome shotgun sequence includes these protein-coding regions:
- the HNRNPA2B1 gene encoding heterogeneous nuclear ribonucleoproteins A2/B1 isoform X1, which encodes MPRGDRESDWREKEQFRKLFIGGLSFETTEESLRSYYEQWGKLTDCVVMRDPASKRSRGFGFVTFSSMAEVDAAMAARPHTIDGRVVEPKRAVAREESGKPGAHVTVKKLFVGGIKEDTEEHHLRDYFEEYGKIDTIEIITDRQSGKKRGFGFVTFDDHDPVDKIVLQKYHTINGHNAEVRKALSRQEMQEVQNSRSGRGGNFGFGDARGGGGNFGPGPGSNFRGGADGYGSGRGFGDGYNGYGGGPGGGNFGGSPGYGGGRGGYGGGGPGYGSQGGGYGGGYDNYGGGNYGSGNYNDFGNYNQQPSNYGPMKSGNFGGSRNMGGPYGGGNYGPGGSGGSGGYGGRSRY
- the HNRNPA2B1 gene encoding heterogeneous nuclear ribonucleoproteins A2/B1 isoform X2; its protein translation is MKNMREKEQFRKLFIGGLSFETTEESLRSYYEQWGKLTDCVVMRDPASKRSRGFGFVTFSSMAEVDAAMAARPHTIDGRVVEPKRAVAREESGKPGAHVTVKKLFVGGIKEDTEEHHLRDYFEEYGKIDTIEIITDRQSGKKRGFGFVTFDDHDPVDKIVLQKYHTINGHNAEVRKALSRQEMQEVQNSRSGRGGNFGFGDARGGGGNFGPGPGSNFRGGADGYGSGRGFGDGYNGYGGGPGGGNFGGSPGYGGGRGGYGGGGPGYGSQGGGYGGGYDNYGGGNYGSGNYNDFGNYNQQPSNYGPMKSGNFGGSRNMGGPYGGGNYGPGGSGGSGGYGGRSRY